One window of Quercus robur chromosome 12, dhQueRobu3.1, whole genome shotgun sequence genomic DNA carries:
- the LOC126708008 gene encoding protein IWS1 homolog 1, with protein MGFQDDPFRDEDGEPLMDFDDVQSDREQSPEPRGQDLLDDDDEENWQQRERSETPVYDEASLKTGKPRKRLVKKSGDTAKEIVAPSLIDEDEDEDDGLGLRNLVGEEEDDDFERKRKKGKESSGKKEKRHSKGGEKRGFSSSSSSGKGKGGGDSKRGFSSGKSGKDHDGEVKEMWDTIAGGDSEDDQEGSRTMDDDNFIDDTGVEPADGYGSGNEPRSPGEAPQAEEGEEDDEIKELFKMGKKRKKNERSPAEIALLVENVMAELEVTAEEDADLNRQAKPAVNKLKKLPLLTEVLSKKQLQQEFLDHGVLTLLKNWLEPLPDGSLPNINIRAAILKILTDFPIDLEQYDRREQLKKSGLGKVIMFLSKSDEETTSNRKLAKDLVDKWSRPIFNKSTRFEEMRNVDDERVPYRRPPVKKPANKAAGMESRDGDLGLDEFSRERKSGQSSSRLHATRPEATPLDFVVRPQSKIDPDEIRARAKQVVQDQRRLKMNKKLQQLKAPKKKQLQATKLSVEGRGMVKYL; from the exons gTTCCGTGACGAGGATGGAGAGCCATTGATGGACTTCGACGACGTACAGTCGGATCGGGAGCAATCTCCGGAGCCGCGGGGGCAGGATCTCTTAGATGACGACGATGAGGAAAACTGGCAACAGAGAGAGCGATCGGAGACGCCGGTGTACGACGAGGCGTCGTTGAAGACCGGGAAGCCGCGGAAGCGGCTGGTGAAGAAGAGTGGAGACACGGCGAAGGAGATCGTGGCTCCGAGTTTGATCGATGAggacgaagacgaagacgacGGTTTAGGGTTGAGGAATCTGGTGGGGGAGGAGGAGgatgatgattttgagaggaagaggaagaagggaaaggaaagtagtggaaagaaggaaaagaggCATAGTAAAGGAGGAGAGAAGAGagggttttcttcttcttcttcttcgggAAAGGGAAAGGGTGGCGGTGACTCGAAGAGAGGCTTTTCTTCTGGTAAGTCTGGCAAGGATCACGATGGTGAGGTCAAAGAGATGTGGGACACTATTGCTGGTGGCGATTCTGAG GATGATCAAGAGGGTTCCAGGACTATGGATGATGACAACTTCATAGATGACACTGGTGTGGAACCCGCTGATGGGTATGGAAGTGGTAATGAGCCGCGTTCTCCTGGTGAAGCTCCTCAG GCAGAAGAgggtgaagaagatgatgaaattAAGGAGCTCTTTAAGAtggggaagaaaagaaagaagaatgagagaagCCCTGCAGAAATTGCGTTGCTAGTTGAGAATGTCATGGCTGAGCTTGAGGTCACAGCAGAAGAGGATGCAGACCTTAATAGACAGGCAAAGCCTGctgttaataaattaaaaaaactgccTCTTCTGACTGAGGTCCTTTCAAA GAAGCAGCTTCAACAAGAATTTTTAGATCATGGAGTGCTAACTCTATTAAAGAATTGGCTTGAACCTCTTCCTGATGGAAGCTTACCAAACATTAATATTCGTGCTGCAATTCTGAAGATTTTGACTGAT TTTCCTATTGATCTAGAGCAGTATGATAGAAGAGAACAACTGAAGAAAAGTGGTCTTGGAAAG GTCATTATGTTTTTATCAAAATCTGATGAGGAAACCACATCCAACAGAAAACTTGCGAAGGATTTGGTTGATAAATGG AGTCGACCAATATTTAATAAGAGTACTAGGTTTGAGGAGATGAGAAATGTTGATGATGAGAGGGTTCCATACCGAAGGCCACCTGTGAAGAA GCCGGCTAATAAGGCTGCTGGAATGGAATCTAGAGACGGTGATCTTGGTTTAGATGAATTTTCACG GGAACGCAAGTCTGGTCAATCATCTTCCAGGTTGCACGCTACAAGGCCAGAAGCAACTCCTTTAGATTTTGTGGTTCGTCCACAATCTAAGATTGATCCAGATGAAATTAGAGCTCGTGCAAAACAAGTTGTACAAGATCAGCGTCGTTTAAAG ATGAATAAGAAGTTACAGCAATTGAAGGCACCGAAGAAGAAGCAGCTTCAAGCCACAAAACT